The Synechocystis sp. PCC 6714 genome includes the window TCCCCAGGACTAGCAAAGGGGAAGCCCGCTTCGATAATGTCTACCCCTAAACGGGCTAGGGCCCTGGCGATCGATAGTTTTTCTTCCACGGTCAGGGTGGCTCCGGGGGACTGTTCCCCATCCCGAAGCGTGGTGTCGAAAATCAAAATGCGATCGGCAGGACTACTCATAATAAACGCACCTTTTCAAGGGTGAAAAAGACACAAATAGAACCCCATTCTATCTTGTCTATCTAGACGTTGGCATGGGGAGAGGGGGTAAAATCGGTAGCGATTGGTTTCCCCTAATGCGTTAAGGAGTAATTTGCTTCACCGTCCCATTGCTGTTTTTTCTCCCCATCTGCTTCCATAGCCCATGAGCCATAGCCGTTTCAAGTCCGCTAAGTCCGCCATGCGAAAGTTCAAGACCGAACAACGGAAGTTGGGCAATCGGGTTTCCCAGCGGACTCCCCCTAGGGTTAATCGTTGGTTTAAATGGATGGCTCCGGGATTGTTTGTCAAACGTTGGATGGTGATCAGCGCCGTTGGTTTGACTCTAATATTTTTGGGCTTAGCCATCTGGGTTAAGTTGACCCCAATTTTTCGCATTACGGAATTTGTTTCCGACACCCTCGGCTTTTTGACCAATCTTTTGCCCAATTATGTGTCTGGCCCGCTAATTTTGGCCTTAGGGCTTTTTTTTGTCTTTTGGGGCCAAAGCCGCACCGTTGGATACATTTCGGAGGTGTTGCAACCGGACAATGACCAGGAATTGGTGGATGTGCTGTTGGCCCACCGTCGCCTTAACAAAGGAGCAAAAATCGTGGTGGTGGGGGGCGGCACGGGTTTGTCTACCCTACTGCGGGGCCTGAAACATTACAGCGCTAACATTACTGCCATTGTCACCGTGGCCGATGACGGCGGTTCCTCCGGGCGTTTGCGGCGGGAAATGGGCATGTTACCCCCAGGGGATATTCGCAACTGCATTGCCGCTCTGGCGGACGAAGAAAAGTTACTAACGGAACTATTTCAATACCGTTTTAGGGCGGGAGATGGGCTTTCAGGCCATAGTTTCGGCAATTTGTTCATCACTGCCATGGCGGAAATTACCGGCGATTTGGAAATGGCGGCGATCGCCTGCTCGAAGGTGTTGGCGGTACGGGGGAAGGTGCTACCGGCCACCCTAGAGGATGTCAAACTCTGGGCAGAAATGGAGGACGGCCGCTATGTGGAGGGGGAATCCAACATCCCCGAAGCCCAAGGACGCATTCGTCGCATCGGTTGTTTACCGGAATCCCCTAGGGCCCTACCAGCGGTGCTCAAGGCCATTCGGGCGGCGGACTACATTATCATCGGCCCGGGCAGCTTATACACCAGTATTCTGCCCAATTTACTTATCCCCGAAATTCAAACGGCGATCGCCAAGGCCCAGGTGCCCCGCATTTATATTTGCAATGTGATGACCCAACCAGGGGAAACAGATAATTACACCGTCTCAGATCACTTAACGGCGATCGACCAGGTATCTCCGGAAAAACTATACGACGCAGTGTTGGTGCAAAGAAACCCTCCTTCTGCGCCGGTGTTGGAGAAATATGCCGCTGAAAATTCCCATCCTGTGTATCTTGATCGGGAAGCAGTTATCCAAAAAGGATGTCGCATTGTACTGGCCAATGTGATGCAGGAAGACGAAAAAAGTCATCAGGTACGCCATGACCCCCAAAGGTTAGCAAGGGTATTAATGCGCTGGTATGGCGGTCAGTAAGTTCAGGCAAGACTGGAAAGTTCTAACTGTTTGTGGAACAGGAAATCCCTAGAGTGATTCTGTATAATTCCTGTCTGTAACCTTTTTAGCACTGGGAGTATGCCAATATTAGTAAAAGGTTTTAAACTATTCTCTAGGGCGGTCAAGTTGCAGGGATATTCACCTTTCTTTACCGAGGCGGAAAACAGGTCTGACATGGCAAATCTTTTAACAGAGCTTTTAGTTGACTATGGCAAATTCTGAACGGGCCTACTGGTTAGCCTGGAGTCAAATTAAGGGGGTCGGGCCGATCCTACTCAAACGTCTGGCCCAACACTTTGAGTTACTGGAAAATGCCTGGAAAGCTAGGCCGATTGCCCTGGGGGAAGTGGAGGGTTTTGGCCATAAACTAATTGACAAAATTCTTGAACAAAGACATAAATTAGACCCATTTGAATTCTTAGAACAGCATCAACAAAAAAATTCCCAATTTCTCACCCCCGCCGACCCTGATTATCCCCAATTACTCTGGGAAATTCCCAGTCCGCCGCCGGTTTTGTACTATCTTGGCCGTCTTGATGGCCAGGAAAGTCGGGGGCAAATTCCCGGGGTAGGTATTGTGGGTACCCGTTACCCCACCGAGCATGGTAGCCGCTGGACCAGAAAAATTAGCCAGGCATTGGCAAAATCAGGCTTTACAGTTATTTCCGGTTTGGCCGCTGGCATTGATGCCGATGCCCACAGTAGTTGCCTCCGGGCCAATGGACGCACGATCGCCGTTTTAGGCACTGGGTTAGATTTAGTTTATCCGCCCCAAAATAGGCAATTGTTCGAGCAAATTGCCGCAGAAGGACTAATTTTAAGTGAATATCCCGTGGGAACGAAACCAGAACGGGGTAATTTTCCCGCCCGCAACCGCATCATCGCCGGGTTAAGTCGAGCAATATTAGTTATGGAAGCTCCTCCCAAATCTGGAGCATTGATTACGGCAGATTATGCCAACGACTTCAACCGGGATGTGTTCAGTTTGCCCAACTCCCCCGATATTCAAGAGGCCCACGGCTGTTTGCACCTACTCCACAAGGGGGCAGAAGTAATTCTGTCAGAAAATCAATTGTTGGCCAGCTTGGGAGCGATACCTTTACTGGATCAGTCGTCGGATCAAGCCAATGTCAATGGCAGACAACACAGTCCAAAATCCCAAGAGTCCTGGCAAAGTCAAGAGTATTTTTCCGCCGCAACCCTTGCCAGTCCCCATGGCAATGTGACTAATAAATCTTTTACCGAACCCCCCAAGGATCTAGACCCCAAGCT containing:
- the yvcK gene encoding gluconeogenesis factor YvcK family protein: MSHSRFKSAKSAMRKFKTEQRKLGNRVSQRTPPRVNRWFKWMAPGLFVKRWMVISAVGLTLIFLGLAIWVKLTPIFRITEFVSDTLGFLTNLLPNYVSGPLILALGLFFVFWGQSRTVGYISEVLQPDNDQELVDVLLAHRRLNKGAKIVVVGGGTGLSTLLRGLKHYSANITAIVTVADDGGSSGRLRREMGMLPPGDIRNCIAALADEEKLLTELFQYRFRAGDGLSGHSFGNLFITAMAEITGDLEMAAIACSKVLAVRGKVLPATLEDVKLWAEMEDGRYVEGESNIPEAQGRIRRIGCLPESPRALPAVLKAIRAADYIIIGPGSLYTSILPNLLIPEIQTAIAKAQVPRIYICNVMTQPGETDNYTVSDHLTAIDQVSPEKLYDAVLVQRNPPSAPVLEKYAAENSHPVYLDREAVIQKGCRIVLANVMQEDEKSHQVRHDPQRLARVLMRWYGGQ
- the dprA gene encoding DNA-processing protein DprA; this translates as MANSERAYWLAWSQIKGVGPILLKRLAQHFELLENAWKARPIALGEVEGFGHKLIDKILEQRHKLDPFEFLEQHQQKNSQFLTPADPDYPQLLWEIPSPPPVLYYLGRLDGQESRGQIPGVGIVGTRYPTEHGSRWTRKISQALAKSGFTVISGLAAGIDADAHSSCLRANGRTIAVLGTGLDLVYPPQNRQLFEQIAAEGLILSEYPVGTKPERGNFPARNRIIAGLSRAILVMEAPPKSGALITADYANDFNRDVFSLPNSPDIQEAHGCLHLLHKGAEVILSENQLLASLGAIPLLDQSSDQANVNGRQHSPKSQESWQSQEYFSAATLASPHGNVTNKSFTEPPKDLDPKLKIILSAVQGESTALDQIVSVTALGIGEVSAGLLQLEIIGLISQQPGMRYQRR